CACGATCGCCGTCGCCGGCACCCCGGAGGAGGCGCGCCGGATCCTGCTCCCCGAGGCCTGGGCCATGGCCCACTCCCGTACCCACGGCACGTTCCCGCCGCTCGCCCCGGCGGAGGAGATCGAGCGGCGGACGATGACGGCCAGGGAGCGCGGCTTCTACGAGAGGGGGCTGACCGGTCAGGTGCACGGCACCGAGGAACAGGTGGCGCACGAGCTGGAGTCGCTGATCAAGGAGACGGGCGCGCAGGAGGTCCTGGTCACGACCAGCACGTACGACCGTGAGGCGCTGCTGGACTCCTACACGAGGCTGGCCCGGATCGCGGGGCTCGGCTGAGCGGGCAGGCACCCGCCGCCGACTTCGGGCACGTGCTCGACCATGGCCGCCGCGTCGATCACCGCCGTCTGCGCGGCCCGTGCCAACGCCCGCCGGTCGGGGTGGTCGGCCGGACCGATGACGGCCCGTACGTCCACCTCGGCGACGACGCCGCGTCCCGTCACCACCCGCCACACGGAGGCGAGCAACGAGTCGTCCCCGACGTAGGCCGGCGTGGTGCTCGCTCCGCCCTCGGTGAGCCGGTAGCGGACGCGGACCGGCTGTACGGGCACGCCGGCGTCGAGCGCGGCCTGGAACACGGCCCGCCGGAAGCGGCCCTGGGCGCGGCCGCACCAGGTGCTCCCCTCGGGGAACGCGACGACGGCCGCACCACCGCGCAGGGCGTCGGCGATCCGGGTGACCGTGTCCGGCAGCGCGCGGATCCGGTCCCGCTCGATGAACAGCACTCCGCTCCGCGCGACGAGAGCGCCCGCGACCGGCCACCGCCGTATGTCCGCCTTGGCGAGCATCCGCGCCGGACGCACCGCGCCGAGCAGCGGTATGTCCAGCCAGGAGACATGGTTGGCGACGAGCAGCAGCCCGCCGTCGGGCGGGGCGGTGCCGGAGATCCGTACCCGGACGCCGGACGCCCGTACGACCCCCCGGCACCACGACCGCACGAGCCCGGCCGGAGCCCGCAGACCGACGACGCCGACCAGCACCCCGACGAGGACCAGGGCCACGACCGCCGCGAACCGGGCGACGGCCCCGGGCACGGCGGCGATCGACGCCCGCGTCTGAACGCAGGCCTGCGGGCTGCAGGGCGCGCTCGGCAGCCAGACGCTCATCGGGTCACGCCGCCGGTACGAGGGAGAGGAAGTGGCGCAGATAGCGGGCGTCGACCCGGCGCATCGACAGCAGCACGTACAGGTCGGCGACCCCGAAGTCGGGGTCGTGCGCGGGCTCGCCGCAGACCCAGGCGCCGAGCCGCAGATAACCGCGCAGCAGCGGCGGCAGCTCCATGCGGGCCGTGGGGCTCTCGTTCG
The DNA window shown above is from Streptomyces akebiae and carries:
- a CDS encoding lysophospholipid acyltransferase family protein — encoded protein: MSVWLPSAPCSPQACVQTRASIAAVPGAVARFAAVVALVLVGVLVGVVGLRAPAGLVRSWCRGVVRASGVRVRISGTAPPDGGLLLVANHVSWLDIPLLGAVRPARMLAKADIRRWPVAGALVARSGVLFIERDRIRALPDTVTRIADALRGGAAVVAFPEGSTWCGRAQGRFRRAVFQAALDAGVPVQPVRVRYRLTEGGASTTPAYVGDDSLLASVWRVVTGRGVVAEVDVRAVIGPADHPDRRALARAAQTAVIDAAAMVEHVPEVGGGCLPAQPSPAIRASLV